The Psychrobacter sp. AH5 genome includes the window AATATAAAATTGAATGTATATAAATACGGATTTTATATGACAAAAACTAGCATAGTAAGCAAAGCTAATGCGTTTATTGAATCAGGCTATGCGATTAACTTAGTCGCTCAGCGTGTAATTATTTTAGCTATTATTGAAGCGAGAGAACAAGGAAGTATGTCTGAAATTGGAGGTATCCACCGTATCAGAGCGTCTGATTACGGGAAGCATTTTGAATGTGATAAAACTACTGCTTATCGCTCACTGAAGTCTGCTTGTGAAAGTCTTTACGAAAGTGAGTTTGTTTGGACTGATAAGGATTCAAAGGGACGTGACAAGATAAATAAGTCCAGATTCGTGCAACGTGCTTCGTATAGTGAGGGCGGTGGGTATGTAGAGGTTATGTTTGGAAACGACGTTATTCCACTGATAACAAGACTTAGTGAAAAATATACAGAGTACGAGCTACAACAAATAAAAGACCTAAATAGCATCTACGCATTGCGTATCTTTGAAATATTAATGCAGTGGAGTAGTGTTGGTAAAACCCCTCCAATTACAATTGAAAATTTACGTACTCGTTTGGGTATCGAAGAGCACCAATATAAAACTATGGGTAATTTTAAGAGTCGTGTCTTAGACCATGCTATTAATGAGATTAATGATAATACAAATATTACAGCGACTTATGAACAGCACAAAGAAGGCCGTAGAATTGTTGGATTTACGTTCAAATTTAAAATAAAAACTAAGCCTGAGAAAGCGACAGGCATAAAGAGAGACGGTGATACGCCTGATATGCTGACTCCTTTAAAAATGACAGATAAACAAAAAGGTGTTTTTGCGACTAAGCTATCGAGAATGAGTGAGCTGGCTAACTATGCTAAGCAAGGTGAAGATTATAAAGCGTTTGCTGAGCGGATTGAGAATGAGCTATTGGATGAAAGTAAGCATGTTTTCTATATACCCTATCTTGATAAATTAGGTTTTAAAAATTCCTAAACCCATACTTCTTTTTTTTCTTTTATATACAACGATAAGGACTATAGCCATGACTACTGGTACATCAGAATTAAATACGCAGGATTTTATTGCAGAATTTGGGCAGCATGAGCTTGTAAATGATTTTAGCGAAGAAGCGATTAACGCTATTTTAAGCCAATATAACCGTGTAAAAAGCGAAAGCAACGACCCAGCATCTATTGCTTGGGAGCCGCTCTTTAATGACGCCCTAGAGTGGTGTGCTTCAGGTGTTGTTTATGAGCTTAGTAGCGAAGTAAGAGAACATACTAGCGAAATTATCAATATGGTTCGTACTGCTGATATTAGTATTAGTGCCGATGCGAAAGAGAAATTTGATAACTTGGAACATGATTTAAGTGATGAGGAATTGCTACAATTTTTAAAGCCTGAGTTGATGAAATCAACTGATTATTTTAATAAGGTTGCAGCTATTCTAGCTCATGAAAATAACTTCACAAAACTTGATAACGGCAAGTATCTTATTTTAGGCGCTTACTGATTGGAATGAGGCAGTTAGTGAATTATAAGCATTTATATAGAATTTGGGATGACTTCCCAGCATCAGTTACAGTCAAAAGAACCACCGTTTTTTCTTCTTAGCCGTCGCGACGATTGAATCATCTTTTTTTTCTTGCTCTTGTTCAAGTGGCGGCTCATAGCTCATCTCAGCTTGCTTAAACTCTAGCAGCCTCACTTGTGCAAAGTCTTGGATACTGGCGTTGGCTTTTTCTAACGTTTTATTCAGCTGGCTTATCTGATCTTGGTAATTCGCTATCAGCTGTTTTTGATCGCTGACTTGTTGGCTGAGGTGTTCATTCTTGAGCTTTTCAAGCGCTAATAGGTGTTCAATATCCGTATTGTACTGAACACTTTGACTGTTCAGAGGTGTACTTTGAATAGTGTCCACTGAACGTTCAGTACGTTTTTTAGAAATGGGCTCACCAAACACGCGCAACATTTCTGAAACGTCTATTTTCTTATCTGCTGTTCTAGAAAGCTCACCATCATTGACCTTCTGATAGATCGTGGTTCTTGATACACCCCATTCTTTTGCCGCTTTTGTCACCGATATGTTCATTGTTCACCTAGTGTTCAAGTACGTTTTTAGAAACTGTACAGTACAACTGTCCAGAACGTTCAGTGAACAACTATGGCACTAACTTAACTGGTAGGCAAATTAAAAAATTATCAGAGGCATCTGTACTTGTACAAATGCCTCTCAAAGCTACTAATCAATTATAGTGCATCTACTGTTGGAATCTTTTTATAATAGAATACTTACTTATTTATAAGTGCCAGTTTAAGAATCTGAAGGAAATATTTTGTTAAATAACTCGGGGAAAATGTCGTCACCTTTTACATCATCAGCATTTCTTTGAACGTTAAAAGTCTCTTCAAGAATCTCTGATGTTAATTCAGGAAGCATGGAGTAAAGTTCTTCCAAGGCATTTTCTTCCCCGGTGATTATTTTATAAAACGACTTTCCATCAATGATACGAATATCATCTCTAATTACCCTTGATGAGCTATCTGTATTATCTGATGGGCTAAAGGGTTTATCATAGGTCTTACCATTTTTTGGCAAAATCTCTACATAGTAACCTGTGTAGTCTTCATGGTTTTCTAATACGCTTTCTATGTCGTCGTATATGCTCTTTTTATGGTTACCTTTAGTGGTGTTCCACTTGTTTTTAACCTCTGCAATGATCTGACGTCCATCCGCTCTTACATCTACTACCCCTCCTACCCCTAAGTCTTCCACTCCATCAAGTGTTCCCAATACCTTCTGATGAAAGTCACCTATCTTATTCTGTAAGGTTTTCTGAGCCTGCCTTTGCTTTTCTGACTCCTTCCACTCTTCTAATGTAAGCCCTCGAATAGATGAGTCAATCACAGCTGAAAAACAATCTAAAGTATTGCTATAAATATCCTTTTCCTGCTGTTGAGCCTCATATGTACTTTGTACTATAGGTTTTAACACCTCTTTAACTTTATTTCTATCAAATACGCTCATTTAAAACTCCTTAAAAAAAATTAAAAACTGGACCTTTTAACCAGTTACTGTTAGTATTTACCCACTTCATTAGAATTGAAAAGAGGCAAGTGAGTGTAT containing:
- the repM gene encoding replication initiation protein RepM; translated protein: MTKTSIVSKANAFIESGYAINLVAQRVIILAIIEAREQGSMSEIGGIHRIRASDYGKHFECDKTTAYRSLKSACESLYESEFVWTDKDSKGRDKINKSRFVQRASYSEGGGYVEVMFGNDVIPLITRLSEKYTEYELQQIKDLNSIYALRIFEILMQWSSVGKTPPITIENLRTRLGIEEHQYKTMGNFKSRVLDHAINEINDNTNITATYEQHKEGRRIVGFTFKFKIKTKPEKATGIKRDGDTPDMLTPLKMTDKQKGVFATKLSRMSELANYAKQGEDYKAFAERIENELLDESKHVFYIPYLDKLGFKNS
- a CDS encoding plasmid replication DNA-binding protein, whose translation is MNISVTKAAKEWGVSRTTIYQKVNDGELSRTADKKIDVSEMLRVFGEPISKKRTERSVDTIQSTPLNSQSVQYNTDIEHLLALEKLKNEHLSQQVSDQKQLIANYQDQISQLNKTLEKANASIQDFAQVRLLEFKQAEMSYEPPLEQEQEKKDDSIVATAKKKKRWFF
- a CDS encoding Eco47II family restriction endonuclease, with product MSVFDRNKVKEVLKPIVQSTYEAQQQEKDIYSNTLDCFSAVIDSSIRGLTLEEWKESEKQRQAQKTLQNKIGDFHQKVLGTLDGVEDLGVGGVVDVRADGRQIIAEVKNKWNTTKGNHKKSIYDDIESVLENHEDYTGYYVEILPKNGKTYDKPFSPSDNTDSSSRVIRDDIRIIDGKSFYKIITGEENALEELYSMLPELTSEILEETFNVQRNADDVKGDDIFPELFNKIFPSDS